One window of Aricia agestis chromosome 20, ilAriAges1.1, whole genome shotgun sequence genomic DNA carries:
- the LOC121737445 gene encoding cuticle protein 2-like yields MKLFIILAVAACVHAAKLNRNYLPPSYAQTSGGSGNFLETPRIDSNQRNFGGFAPSSQGNNYQANYNGFESQRPERPQASFERNAGILRLDNENDGDKYSYAYETENGIVAEESGVATDGVRAQGGFSYVGDDGKQYSISYTADENGFQPQGEHLPTPPPIPEEILRALEQNARDEAAGIYDDGSYNENKYNNGQNNGYDNYNNNNYNNNNNYNNDDAVVVNAKQYNTRPNFRNNGNNLRSYLPPTY; encoded by the exons TTCATAATCCTCGCTGTCGCTGCCTGCGTACACGCAGCCAAGCTGAACAGGAACTACCTGCCTCCCTCCTACGCGCAAACTTCAGGGGGCTCCGGAAACTTCTTGGAGACTCCAAGAATCGATTCCAACCAGAGGAACTTCGGTGGATTTGCACCATCAAGCCAAGGCAACAACTACCAAGCCAACTACAATGGTTTC GAGAGTCAAAGGCCTGAAAGACCACAGGCTTCCTTCGAGAGAAACGCTGGTATTCTTCGTCTGGACAATGAGAACGACGGGGACAAGTACTCGTACGCGTACGAGACTGAGAACGGCATCGTGGCTGAGGAGAGCGGTGTTGCCACAGACGGTGTGAGGGCTCAGGGCGGGTTCTCATACGTCGGTGATGATGGCAAGCAGTACAGCATCAG CTACACGGCTGACGAGAACGGGTTCCAGCCGCAGGGGGAGCACCTCCCCACCCCTCCGCCCATCCCAGAGGAGATCCTCAGGGCGCTGGAGCAGAATGCGCGGGACGAGGCCGCCGGCATCTATGATGATG GCTCATACAACGAAAACAAATACAACAACGGACAAAACAACGGATACGACAACTACAACAACAATAactacaacaacaacaacaattaTAACAACGACGACGCTGTAGTTGTCAACGCTAAACAATACAACACCAGACCCAACTTCAGAAACAACGGCAACAACCTTAGGTCATACTTACCTCCTACTTACTAA